A window of Bacteroidota bacterium genomic DNA:
GATCGAACTGCACGGCCACGGTTCCGGCAATCAGCGCGCCTGGACGCGCGGCTGCGTCGCCCTCCGCAACGTGCACATGGACATGCTCTGGGACAACGTTCGCCCCGGCACGCCCGTCGTGATCGAGAAGTGACCGCAGCGTGGGTCGAACGGTTCGATCCGCCGTGGCTCTCGGTCGACGGGGAGCACGCCCGGGCCCTGGAGCGCGAACTCGGTCGGGAAGTCCACCCCGACCATGTGCTCTTCGGGCGGTGCACGGCCGCACACGCGTTTGCCCAGCGCACCGACTGCGACGATGTGGCGTTTGCCCTGGACGAAGGGTTTGCCATCGTCCACCTGACGTGGAAAGGGCGGGCCGAGCAGGGCGTCTGGCCCGGCACGAGCCTCTTCGAGACGCTAGAGGCTCTGCAGGCACAGATGGCCCTCGACCACGAGGACTGGACCCGCGACGACTAGCGATGCTCCAGGCTCCGGGTAGGGCTACCCGCGGGCGAGGCGGCGCTCCAGGCTGCTGAGCAGCGCGTCGTAGCCGCGGCGGGCAAGCACGCGCTGGAACGAGCGGCGGTAGTTCTCCGCCGTGCTCACGCCGTCGATCGAGAAGTCGGTGATCACCCAGGCTCCTTCGCGTTTGGCGAGGTCGTAGACGACTTCGGTGCGCACGTCCTGGAGCGACGCCGTCGTCGTGGCGGTCGCGGTCGTGCCGCTCACGTCGATGTCGCCGTAGGCCACGGTGGCGCGGTAAAGGTCGAGGTCGGCGAGCGACTGGGCACGGATGACGCCGGAGAAGACCTCGACGAAGCGCGTCTTTTGCTCGTCTGTGAGGGTCTCCCAGGTGTCGCCGAGGGCGAAGGCACTCATCGCGCGGAAGTCGATCACGTCGTTGACGACGGTGCGGAGGCGTTCGCGCTGCGCGTCGGTGTACGACGTGCCGGTGCCGAGGATGGCCTTGATCTCGCCATCGCGGTCTTGGAGCATCTGCCGGATGGCAACGCTGTCCTGGGCAAACGCAGGCAGCGCGAGAGCAACGGCGAACGCAGCGAGGCCGAACAGGCGGAGGGTCATACGGAGCATGGAAGCGAGCAAGATTGGTGGGGGGTTCAACCGAGCACCAAGCCGCCGGTTCAGCGCAAGAGGTCACACGGGGAACGTCGAGCGCGTCGGGGAGCGCCTGGACATCGCGGGCCTGTCCGAAAGAGGAGCGAGGCTCACTGAACCTGGGTTCACTGAATCAGGTCGTTTTCGAGCGCGTAGCGCGTGATCTCGGCGTTGCTCTTCATGTTCATCTTCTGGAGCAGCCGCAGCCGATAGGTGCTCACCGTCTTCGGGCTGAGCGCAAGCTCTTCGCTGATCTCGTTGATGAGCTTGCCCGAGGCGAGCAGCCGCAGCACCTGATACTCGCGGTCGGAGAGCGCCTCGTGGGGGGCCTCCTCCGGGTCCGAGTCCATCGCGTCGAGGAGCGTCTCGGCCATCTGCGGGCTCACGTAGCGCCGCCCCTCCGCCACCTTGCGGACGGCGCGCACGAGGTCGGTCGGGGCGCTGTTCTTGGTGAGGTAGCCCGTCGCACCTGCTCGCAGCACCCGCACCGCGAACTGGTCCTCCGGGTGCATCGACATCACGAGGATGGGCATCGCCGGAAACTCGTGGCGGAGCTGCTTCACGAGATCGAGGCCGTCGAGGCCGGGCATCTTGAGGTCCATCACCACGAGGTCGCCCTGCCCCCCCCGGAGCAGTCCCACGAGTTCCTCGCCGTCGGCGGCCTGGCCGGTCACCTTCAGGTCGAGGGCTTCGTTGACGATCTCGGCGAGGCCGCGGCGGACCACGGCGTGGTCGTCGGCGATGAGGACGCGCGTCATGGGGAACGAAGGGGAGAGCGAGAGAAGCAGCGCGGTAAGATGCGGCGAGCCAGGCGGATCCGCAACGAGAAACTAGCCCGCCGCCGAAGCCGACCCAGGGAGCGGCACCGTCGCGCGGACGTGCGTGCCCTGGCCAGGCACGCCGTCGAAGGTGACCGCGCCGCCGAGGATGCCTGCCCGCTCGCGCATGCCGAGCATACCCAGCGAGCGGGTATGCGCGATGGCCTCGGGGTCCAGACCCTTGCCATCGTCACGGATGTGAAGAACGAGGGCCTCGTCCGTCTCTTCGAGGTGCAGTGTCACCGCCGAGGCCTCCGCGTGGCGCGCGACGTTGGTGAGCGCCTCCTGCGCGATGCGGAAAAGCGCCGTCGCGGCCTCCTCGGGGAGGTCGGCCTCGTCATGGCGGAGGTCGTCCGTGACCGAGCAGGCGAGGCCCGTGCGCTGGGCGAACTGGCGCGCCTGCCAGTCGAGCGCGCTCGCCAGCCCGATGTCGTCGAGGATGCCGGGGCGTAGCGCCTGCGCGATCTGCCGGACGCGCTGGATCGTCTCGTCCACCTGCACGTCCACTCGGCCCAGGCGCTTCAGTACGGTGGCGTCGTCGGCTGTGGCGAGGTGGCGGACCACCCAGGCGGCGTCGAGGCGGATCGAGGTGAGCATCTGGCCGAGGCTGTCGTGCACCTCGCGCGAGATCACCGTGCGCTCCTCCTCGCGGATGTGCTGGAGGTGCGCAGCCAGCTCACGCAAGTCGCCCCGCGACGCCTCCACGGCCGCCTGCGCTGCAACGAGGTCCGTCACGTTGGCCGCGATACCGATGACGCCGGTCATCAGCCCCTCGTCGTCGAAGACCGGGTTGAACCAGAGGTCGAAGGCGTGGTCGTTGAGGGAGACGAGCGACTTGCCCGACGCGC
This region includes:
- a CDS encoding ABC transporter substrate-binding protein: MLRMTLRLFGLAAFAVALALPAFAQDSVAIRQMLQDRDGEIKAILGTGTSYTDAQRERLRTVVNDVIDFRAMSAFALGDTWETLTDEQKTRFVEVFSGVIRAQSLADLDLYRATVAYGDIDVSGTTATATTTASLQDVRTEVVYDLAKREGAWVITDFSIDGVSTAENYRRSFQRVLARRGYDALLSSLERRLARG
- a CDS encoding response regulator transcription factor produces the protein MTRVLIADDHAVVRRGLAEIVNEALDLKVTGQAADGEELVGLLRGGQGDLVVMDLKMPGLDGLDLVKQLRHEFPAMPILVMSMHPEDQFAVRVLRAGATGYLTKNSAPTDLVRAVRKVAEGRRYVSPQMAETLLDAMDSDPEEAPHEALSDREYQVLRLLASGKLINEISEELALSPKTVSTYRLRLLQKMNMKSNAEITRYALENDLIQ